The sequence GTTGTTATGTAGGAAATAACGCTGTAAATTCCTCTACACTTGATGAACTTTCTTCGATCAGTACTGAAATTATTTGTAGGTGTAGATGAATTTCCTATAGTCATTACACATACTTCGTTTCTTCAGAAATAACGATTCCATTATCCAAAAACTTGATTGATTAACAGATTTTTAGCTTTAGCTATTCATTCACCAATTGTTTCTACAGACTTTCCTGATTGTTCAGATATTTTTTTCGATTCCTTAGCAACTACCGACAAAAGCACTTATGAAAAATCAAGAGATTCTCATCATTATCTACTAACTGTTCTTTTTCCACCTGCCAATTCAAAATCCTATCCACTAAAAGTAATGGATGATGGTGTCTAATAACTTCTTTAATTTATTGAATATTTCACACCCCTAAAACCCTCATAAAAAAATTATGATTATTTAACTCCACATTCATCCTCATTTTAACACTTGGTTCTAATAGTTGATATTTAAATTTGAACTTTTTTACTAAAAGTATCCAATTTTTTCTGAAAGTATGGTTTAACTAGGAATAAGGAAAAAACCTACCAACATGTTAAACTTTCATGCTAAATAATCAAGCTTTTTATCTTTCAAAGTAACGTCAGTTCTATGCAAAACTTTATTCGATTAGTTATCAATATAGACCATTTAGAAAATATGTAATAAACGACTTCGTTTATACATCATGGTCATTATTAATTGGTAACTTAGGACAGAATATTCAATTCAAATGAAATACAATACGATGATAATAACTAGAAAAAGGTGGGAGAATATGTACGATCAATTAAAAAATAAATCAATTGCCGAGCAAGCGGAATTCTTAACACGGTCGCTTGTAGCGATAAAAAGTTACAATAGCTCACAAGGTGAAACAGAAAAAGCTCGTTTTATAAAGAAAATAATTTTGTCATTTCCTTATTTCCAACAACATGCTAGTGAAGTTTGGGAACAAGAAATTCCTCATGACCCGTATGGAAGAGTAAATATTTTTGCAAGAATTAAAGGGAAAACAAGAAAGACAATTTTGTTTCATGCTCATCTTGATACAGTAGGAACGGAGGATTACGGTTCATTACAAGAAGGGGCTCACGATCCGGACTTATTAGAAAAGTTTTTTGTAAATTTTAATGGCGACGATTTTATCCGTAATGAGGCGAAGTCTGGAAATTGGCTATTTGGTCGAGGAGCATTAGATATGCAAAGTGGTATTGCAGTAAATCTTGTCAATTTACTGTATTTTAGTCAGCAACCAGAACCACTTGATGGAGATCTGTTGTATTTATTTAATGTAGATGAAGAAAATCAGCATCGAGGAATTTTAAATGCAGTCGAAGAATTATATAAAATGAGAAAGAGTGGAAGTCACTTTATCGCAGGGATTAATAATGATTTTATTTCACCGATGTTTCCAGAAGATAAGAATAAATATATTTACACTGGTGCTGCAGGAAAAATATTGCCGTGTTTTTATATTTATGGGCGTGAATCCCATGTGGGAGATGTATTCCATTCAATTGACCCAACACATCTCGCTGCAGATATAATACATGAAATAAACCACAATTTACAGTTAACGGAAAGAATAAAAGGGGAATATACTTTACCACCTACATGCTTGTACTTGAAAGAAACAAAAAAGCAGTATAATGTTCAAACGCCTGTTAGTGTTAAGCTTTATTTTAATTATTTTATTTATGAACGTTCTCCGAGTGAGGTTTTAGAGGATTTCTTTCTAAAAACGATTAATATTAGCAATCGTTATAAAAATCGTGCTAAAAAACAATTTGAGGTGTTTCGAAAACAACAAGGATTTCCTGAAATCGACCTAAACTGGTCCATTGATGTGACAACGTTGAGTGACTATATTGACAAGTTGGAAGCTCAGGGAATCAATGCTTATGATGTTATGAAGAAAGTGTATCGTAATCAATCACAAGGAAAAGATGAGCGGGAAGTGGCTTTCGAAATAATTGAAGTGTTGCAACAATACGATTCAGATAAATCACCACGTATCATTTTATTTTTTGCCCCGCCATACCTTCCAAATAATGATTTAGACCAAAACGATGAATTAGCTTGTAAAGTAAAGTCAGTTGTAGAAAGTACATTGAAGGAACTGTCTCAACAAGTGCAAGAGAATTTTGTTTTGCGCCGTTTTTTCCCATATCTAGCAGATGGCAGTTTCCTGTCTATTTCAACTGATGATAAAGATATTCAAACGTTTAAAAAGAACATGCCATTAATGGATGAATTGTACTCACTTCCAATTAAGAAAATAAAAGAATTAAACATTCCGTCTCTTAATTTAGGTGTGTACGGAAAGGATGGACATAAATGGACAGAAAGAGTATATAAGCCATATTCTTTTGGTATCCTTCCTAAAGTAATCCAAACGGTCACAGTAGAGCTGTTGAAAATTTAGCAGTAAAAATTTTACTCTCTCATTGGAAGTTTTTCTCTTAATATTGAAACAATTTAATCTGAATAATCGCAGTAATAGTCATGATGTACTTTGTTCGTTCGAGAGGGGAGATTTGATTTGGTTTTATCAGTAAATATAAAAGAAGCTGGTTATAAAAAGGGGACCCCAGTTATTAACGATATTCAATTCGCGATTAAGCGAGGAGAATTAGTAGGGTTAATTGGTCCGAATGGAGCAGGGAAAAGTTCAACAATCAAATCAATTTTAGGGATTATGGAACAGATGAAGGGGACGGTGGAAGTAAAGGAATATGCATACATTCCAGAAAGACCTATAATGTATGAACATATGAGGTTAAGAGAGCACATCGATTTTCTTTTTTCGACATTGGAAGAAGAAAAACAGGAGTTGAATCGAGTTGAGGAGCTACTAGCTCTATTTAATTTAACTCATGTTGTTCATCAGTATCCTGAAACGTTTTCAAAAGGTATGCAACAAAAAGTGATGCTTATCCTTGCTTTTCTAAAGCAGTCGCCTTTGTACATTATTGATGAACCCTTTATGGGCCTTGATCCAAAAGCAATGAAAAAGCTACTTGAACAACTGGAAAAAGAAAAAAGAAATGGGGCAGGTATTTTAATGTCTACCCATGCACTAGATACAGCAGAAAAAATTTGTGATCGATTTGTGTTAATCTCAGGTGGAGAGATAATTGTACAAGGAACGCTTAATGAAATTCGGAAGAAAAGCGGTATAAAAGAGGGCTCGTTGTTGGATTGTTTTGATGTTTTGACAGAAAGGAATACAGATGCTATTAGCTACTAACCTATTTATAAAAAGGTATATACAAGAATGGAGGTTTCAATGGGGAGTCATTCGCTCGGTTCTTGATTGGACAGTGCTTATATATATAACGGTTCCTGCATTATTCTTTGGATCATTACTCTATATGAAAATGTGGGAAGATGCCAATTCTTATTGGCATAGTGACCTTCCTTTTTCCTTCCTCTTAATTCCTATTCTTGTTGCTTGTAGTAGTGGAAACTTTAGGACATATCTTTTGAAAGCAGACTTATTATTTCTATTGCAGCATAAACAGGTGATTCAACGGTTGAAAATGGTAGGATTCACCCTATCGGTCTTTCGCTCCTTCCTTTTCATTGCTTTTATCATTTTCATGGCATTCCCTATAATAAGACAAGTATATTTATTTTCGTTAAAGGATGTTGTGGCGTTATTTTTAGGGGTAAGTGCTTATATGCTAACTATTCAAACGGTTAAAAAAATAGTTGTTTCAACTCTCGTTAAATGGGCGACCCTTATTCTTTTATTTTTCGTATCAGCTTATATGCTATTAACAGCCTCTTCCTCAATAGTTGGAGCAGGTAGTGTGGTGTTCATTCTTACGATCCTTACGTACCACATTAGGCAAATATTCTTATCGAATCGATGGTTTATAAAGGAAGTAGATATTGAAAATATTGAGAAAACGAGAATGATAAAATTCATTTTTCAGTTTTCAAATGAAGTGAAGCAACCTTCCTTTTCCAAAAAGAAGAAGCCAAGAATCTTCTATCGACAGTCTCAGCAAATTTTTCAAAAAAGGAATGCCGAAAATGGTTTGTTAGAATTTCTTTTAAAAGCTTTTATGAGAAATTCCCGTGACCGTTCTTCTTACATTCAACTTATTTCTATTACTTTATTAGCTGTTAGCTTTCTCCCTCTTGTACTGAAGTGGATCGTATATATTAGTTTTATTTTCTTTTTTCACGTTTGGCTAAAAAATCTTTTCGATAAAATGGTAGCTAATCACTTCTTTCATGTGATTCCAATAGATGAAGAGCTATCGCTTAATGTATGGCACCGATTTAAGAAATGGTTATTGATTCCTGCAATGACCGGTATATCAGCGTACGTTTTGATGTTCACGTTAATTGAAATAATCATCAGTGGGTAACAAAAAGCAGAAGAAATCAATAAATTTCTTCTGCTTTTTGTTCTGCGTAAGTATTAAACAAACTCAATAATTTTATCTGCATCAAGACGATTCGAAGGGCGAGCCTCTTGAAGTGGTTTCCCAATAGTCATGAGCATAACCGGAACATAGCGATCAGAGATATTAAACTCTTTTACTAATTGTGCTGGATCAAATCCACCGATAGGGCATGTATCCAACCCTTTCGCTTTCGCTGTTAGCATTAGTTGCATTGCAGCAAGAGATGCGTTAGAGAAAGCAGAGTCACGAGCAACTTGCTCGCTTTGGTAAGCTCCTTGGATTTGTTGATTTAATGCTTCTTTAATTTCTGGAGTCATAAACCCTGCTTCAACAGCAGGACCAAAGACTGCGTCCACGTTTTTATTTGCTTCTAAATCACCTAGTACAGCAATTACGGCAGATGCATCAACAACTTGTTGTTGATTATAAGCAATTGGAAGTACCTTTTGTTGTACTTCTTTATTATCGAATACCATGAACTTCCAGTGCTGCAAGTTCCATGCTGATGGCGCTTTTCCAGCAAATGCTAGAATTTCTGTAAGTTCTTCTCTTGAGATTTTATAATTTGGGTCGTACACTTTAGTAGAGCGTCTAGATTCTGCTACTTCAAAGAAATTTGTCATTGTTGAATCCTCCTTGACTAACTATAAATTAGTAAATAAGATTTAGTTACTTACTTTTTGTAAGTTGAAACAGTGTTTACTATAAAGTAGATAAGATGGAACGTCAAGAAATATGCGTTAAGGATGTGTATTGATGAAAAGCTCATGTATCTGTCCTAAATTCGAGGAAGCCTTTATGTTGCTTGGAAAACGGTGGAATGGTATCCTCATTAAAGTATTATTGACAGGACCGCACCGTTTTAAAGATATAAAAAGTCAAATTCCATTAATTAGCGAAAAAGTGTTATCTGCTCGCTTAAAGGAATTAGAAGAAAATAATATTATTATTCGTTCCGTCCTCTCTGCAACACCCATTATTATACAGTATGAGCTGTCTGAAAAAGGGAATTCATTAAGTGCGGTTTTAAATAATGTAGAAGAATGGGCAAATGATTGGTTATAGTTTTATGTTTCAATACGTTAGTGATATTAAGGAAGGGTCTATTAATATGTAATAGACGAAACATCCCATTTTCATTGGAGGGAAGTATATGTTTGGGAATAAAGAAGAAAAAATTCTCATTATTATTATGTTTGTAATTGCAGCCTTATTATTATTCTCGATACTACGTAGATTTCTGTTTTAAAAAAGCCATAACTACGCGCAAATGAACTGTAAATAGGCAATGTTTTATTGCTGTGTATCCAACGACATATGTGACTTCCATCTCCCAAAATTTGTTTGGTTAATTTCTCTCTTTGAGTAGAAAGAACATCGTAAAGCTTAAAGACGAAGGTAAATCATCAATGGTTTATCTTCGTTTTTTGTTGTTCAAAGAAAAATCATCTATGTACTATATCCTTAAATATATGGAAAAAATAATAGAAAAAGATTGAACTGTTTCTATTTTTCTGATAATATGTTTTCCTGCTCTTTAATTACCCCAACCGTCAGATATATTTCTCCATTGCGGCTGAAAAAAGAAGGAAGGAGAAAAAGATGACTGAACACACACTAAACCATCCAGATATACCGTCTGAACAACAACGTCTTGAATTTACGAAACGGTATATTGATGCCGTTATTCGAACAGCGGAAACGAGTAAGCAACAGTTTCAGCAAAACATGAAGGAGGCTTTCGGTGATATTGATTTTATTGAATCATCGGCTGCTTATCTTGACCTCCTCGCGAATGCCCATTTTTATGAAGTCTCCATTGATGAGTTGAATGCATTAAGAAAAGCGATGAAAAAACCTTACTTTGCTCGAATTGATTTTCAGCAAGAGGGCGTTTCCAAACGAGAAAAGCACTACATTGGGAAAACTTCATTATATCAGCGAGATAACCAAGAACAGATTATAGTGGATTGGCGTTCGCCAATTGCTAATCTTTATTATGAGGGTAGGATTGGTCAAGTCTCCTATGAAGCAGAAGGTGAAACGTATCATGGTGATTTATCACTAAAACGTCAACTCATGATTGAAGACGGCTTATTAGAGGAAATCCGTGATATTGACTTAACGACTACTGACGAACTTCTGCAAGATTCTTTAGCGAAAAGCTCAAGTAATCGACTGACCGAAATTATTACAACCATCCAAGAAGAACAAAACCGCATCATTCGAGCGGATTTAAATAAGCCGATTATTGTTCAGGGAGCAGCTGGAAGTGGAAAGACAACGATAGCTCTCCATCGTATCTCCTATTTTATCTACAATTATAAACAATATTTTGATCCACGACAGCTTATGATACTTGCACCAAGTAACCTATTTATCGATTATATCTCAGAAGCACTGCCCGAACTGGGCGTGGAAAGAATTCGCCAAACAACCTTTACCGATTACACTCTTCAATGCATCCAAGAGAAATTAACCTTAATGTCGGATGAAAAGCTTGTAAAACTTATTGAAAATCCTACAGAAGAAGAACTATTAGCCAGTCGAGTATCGGGTTTTAAAGGTTCAAAACTGATGAAGGAAATTCTCGATCGTTTTATTCAAGGGATTTACTTACGATTTGTTCCTGAAGAAGATTTTACTGTTGATAAGTATCGACTATATTCTTCGAAAAAATATACAAAACTAATGTTGGAAGAGTATTATTATTTACCCCTATATAAACGAGTTGAGAAGCTAAAAACAATTTTACAAAGCACTGTACGATCGAATAAAAAGCAAATGCTAATGAAGGTCGAAAAATTTTATGATGATAAAATTGAAAAAGCCTTACTTCGACGCGAAAGTAAAGAAAGAAAAGAGTATGTAACGCAAGCCCTTGATAAAAAAGAGGCAAGACTTAAAGAACTGAAACAACAAATTCGTTCGGCTGTTAGTCGCTATATGAAGCAATTTGAAAAAAAGAAACTGTTAGCCTACTATACAGAGCTTTTTTCCGACCATGAAACACTTGTTCAATTATCAAGGAATCGATTAACGTATGAAGAAGCGAGAGAGATTTGTTACTATACGAATAATCATATTAGGAAAAAGCGTTACGAATTAGAAGACTTAGCACCATTATTATATTTACAAACCCATCTATTTGGCATTGACAAAGATTTAAAAGTAAAAAATGTGGTTATAGATGAAGCTCAAGACTATAGCTACTTACAAATTCAATCGTTAAAAACAGCCTTCGAGACAGATATGTTTACCCTTGTAGGAGACTTAGCACAAGGGATTCATTCTTATCGAGGTCTAACCTCATGGAAGGATGTATACGAAGATATCTTCCCAAGAGCAACATACACAGAGCTCCAAAAGAGCTACCGTACAACGGTTGAGATTATGGAGGAAGCCAACAAGTTGCTTACTCGCCTTCCTTATGATTTTCCAAAAGTAAATCCTGTTGTCAGACATGGAGAGGAGCCCGAGTTTATTAAAGCTACAGAACTTGAAATGGCTCCTATTATTGTAGAGAAAATAGGTTCTTTAACAAATGAGGCATTTCAAACATTTGCGATCATAGGTAAGACGATGAAGGATTGTGAAATAATAGCGAAAGCATTAGAAAGAATAAAGCCACATTCTGTGAAGCTATTAAAAGAACAGGAAAGCATTCCGAAAGACAAAATAATCGTGGTTCCATCTTATTTAGCGAAAGGACTTGAATTTGATGTTGTTATGATTATTTCTATTACAGAGCCCTTCTCAGCTGATGAGGAACTAGACATAAAGCTATTGTATGTATCGATGACGAGACCACTTCATCGCTTGTATTTTTTAGGAGAAAGAGAGGAGTTATTCTTATTATCTAACCCCTTTCATGCTTGATAGTAAAAAGATTAAGAGCTACGTCTTTTAAATATACAAAGGAAAGTGTAGACATAAACTGATTTCGGAAACTAACCTATATAACTTGTTGCAAAGGTGACAGGACGGGTGAGTGAAGAGGCGGAGAGATGTTAGAAGTCGGTTTCTTCTCATGATGTGATGATTCATTCTAGGCAATAAAGTATCCTATCGTTCCTCCACCTTATAAAATTTATTTGCGTGGAGGAACGGATAATGGAAAGTAGGTGGCACATTAGTGTTAAACAATCTTCAAAGTGTCACCTCATCATTTTTTTTTCGAATTAGATACTATATTCATAACCGTTTTTATTTTCGGGTCTCTTTTTGGCCTTCTCACTAGTTCGCCATAGCAGTTCGGACAAATATAATTGAAACCCTCACTACATGGAAGACAAAATGTACACTCATATGAACATATATAGGCTTCATCCTTTTTTAGCAACGTCTGATTACATGTTTCACAGTTTTTCTTCATTTTTAAACTCACGAACTTTCCCCCTTTTTGATACATTGCTTACTACTTCATTCTTCCTTACAGTATACATTCAACTAAAAAGGAATTATGACCATTTAAAACGAATCATTTCTAGCTTTTTTATCATTTCATGGGAAAGAGTTGCTCCCTTTAACTCAACGCCTCAAAAGGATGTCTTAAAAGAATTAATTATTTTTGTGATTAATAATTCTCTAATGATGCTAACGAGCAAGTAGCGTATCGAATGAAAAATAAGTGAGGTTTAATCAAGATTTTCTCCTACCGATTCTTTACGATCCCTACCATTTAAGAGGGGACGTTATTCCCACTTTTTCCAAGATTGTTGTTTTCCTGCGCTTAGATATGAATTCCTTAGTGGATTTCACATGTTTCAGTTCTGCAACAATCATAAAGCTGACAATGACGAGTAAAAGCCAAGAGCTTATTTTCCCGAGATGAACAATTTGCCAAGTCTGCTCTTGATTAGGATATGTCCAGGCGCCATAAAAAGTAGCAATATTTTCGGCAATCCAAATAAAAAACCCGATAAGAATGAATGAAACAATAAGTGGCATTTTGTAGGACGTTTTGTTTACTGTAAATGATACATACGTTTTAATGAAAACAAGAAGTATTGTTATCTTTAATATCCATCTTAAATCCATGATGTAATGGTGCGTATAAAAATTAAAATAGATACTTGACCCCAGCATGATTGTGACCCAGGAAGAAGGCCAACGATTTAATCGTAAATCTAATCTGCGCCATGCTTGGCACATATAGCTGGCCACACTTGCATACATAAACCCACTATACAGTGGCACTCCATATATTTTTGAAATGGCTTCCTCAGGGTATGACCATGAGCTCATTTGAACCTTAAATAATTCAAGGGCAAGTCCAATGAGATGAAAAACAATAATGACTTTAACTTCATCCATCGTTTCATACTTGAATAGGATCATCATGATTTGCGCCATTAGGCAAATCAGCAAAATGAGGTCATAACGTGCGATAAAGGGAATCTCAATCATTTTTGTTAATGCGAGCGACAAAAAAATAATGATGGGAAAGAGACAAGATTTTGCTTGCTCAAAGCCAAAATAGAGAAAGTTTTGAAAATGCTTCATATAAGACACCTCAACAAAACATAATTTTTCTTCATTTTATCTTGTTTTTTATTGTTATTCAATAATAAATAATTGTTTTTCAATATAAAACGTTATTATTACTTGTAGGGTTCTAAGGTTTCTTTTAATAAGTATAATTCTATTTATATCAGATGTTATTTTAAACCTAGATATCTATTAACCTAATTTGTTCGTCTTTTTTTTCATCACAAACATAGAATTATAATAGTAAGGAGGGGATGTTATACCTACAATGGAGATGGAAATCGTTATTATAACAGGGCTTATCTTTTTGCTAATATTAGCTACGATTGCGATCATTAGTTTAGTACTATCCTTCAAGAAGGAGAATCGTATTTGTTGTATAGGTGGGGGAGTTGCACTTGCGGTTGTCTCTTCCTCATTAGGTTTCTTCGCAGCGTCTTCCGCAATCTTCGTGGGTAGTGACGAGTTTGTAGAGATAGTCAATATTATAGCATTGGCTGTTTTGTTCCTTATTGCCCTTTTAGTGTCAGGCTTTACCTTGCTATCTGTAGTAAAGAAAAAAGAATTTTGTTGTTTAGGCGGAGGCTTTGCTCTGGCAGGAATAGGATACGGGGCAAGTGTCATTTTTATTGTGTCTCTCGAAGAATTCAACTTATTATTATTTATTCTATGGGTGATGATCTTACTAACAATTTCTATCACTGCTTTTTTGGTTATCCTCATGTCACTAAAAAAATGTCAAAGTGGCTTGTGTTGTTTTGCCGGTGCGATTGCACTAGCGGGAGTGGCCCTTGGGCTCGGTTCATTTTTTGCCGCTGGGACTGCGTTCAATGGTCAATTCACTAATATTACCCTATTGTTCATTTTAATGGGAGTGCTTTTAGTGGTTTTCACAGGAACTAGCCATAAAAAAGATATCTAAATATATTCGAATAAAAACGCTTAGAAGTTACTTTCTAGGCGTTTTTTCTTTATTTCACATAGTCTTTTTTATCGCTAATAGGTGGTGGGGATCTATATTATTATACAATCATCCACTTTTTTACTCGTCAAAGAAATGTAACGTTTTTTCCTTATCATTTGTATTCTCTGTTAGATAGGGATTTTCAACAGTTGCATCTTCGGGATCTAGATTTGTTTTGATTACGAGAGAAGGACTTGTGGACGGGTTCACAGCTATTTTTTTCTTAGAATGAAACGGCTTATTTTGCATATCAAACACCTCCTTTTTCTATTATCAGGTAAAGTGTGTAGACCATACGTGGAGGTTCCTTCCAGTGGTTGACAATGAAAGAAATAAACGATATAATTATCTTGAATTAAAGATAATTGAATTCGAGATTTTTTAAAATATATTTTGAGGTGATGGTAATGTTCACAATATATCGAGCTGATGATAGATTTAAAGCAGATCATGGTTGGTTAATTGGGCGACATAGTTTTTCTTTTGCAGAATTTCATGACGATACTAACGTAAGTTTTGGTCCGATGAGAGTACTCAATGACGATATTGTTAAGCCTTTACGAGGGTTTGGTGCTCATCCACATAGTGAAATGGAAATTGTGTCGCTTGTTTTAGATGGACAGTTGAAGCATGAAGATTCGACAGGTCAATCGGCTGTTACTACATTCGGTGGTATTCAAAGAATGACCGCTGGAACGGGCGTAGTTCATTCAGAAGTAAATCCTTCGAGTAATGAAGAGGTTAACTTTTTGCAAATGTGGTTTTTTCCAGACGAAAGCAATTTAACCCCTTCATATGAGAAAACAGAATTTAATGTTGATCAACTAAAAAATAATTTGCTACCTGTTGTTTCAAAAACACACAGTGGTAAAGAAATTGCATATATCAACCAAAATTTAACGATTTATTTATCTGATTTAGAAAAGGGCAAGGAATTGCCTTTTACACAAGATGAGGGAAGAAAAATATTAATTTTTGTTATAGAAGGGGAACTCTCTATAAAAGGTAAAACGCTGTATAGACGTGATTCTGTAAGAATTTCAAATAAAAGTAATTTGGATATCTTAGCAAACGAAAACACACGATTTATGTTAATTGATTTACCTGCATAATGACTTTTCACAACAAGTAAAGTGTAATGTAAAATGTTTAAATCTATCCTAATCAAACAGAAAGAGCTAGATAAGAATCTAGCTCTTTCTGTTTGATTATGGATGGTAGGTAAGGAATGACTGCTGTACAGTTCCATTAAAAAATAGAAGAGTTACTTCATCTATTCCACTTACTATAATTACTTAGAGTTAAATGCTTCCTTACTTTAGGTTCTGAAATCATCACCCACAATATCCCAAACCTCTTCTTGAAGAAAGGGTGCGGTACATTCGATTTTTTCGAAAGTTAATGGATGCTGGA is a genomic window of Bacillus spongiae containing:
- a CDS encoding DUF1272 domain-containing protein, with amino-acid sequence MSLKMKKNCETCNQTLLKKDEAYICSYECTFCLPCSEGFNYICPNCYGELVRRPKRDPKIKTVMNIVSNSKKK
- a CDS encoding helix-turn-helix domain-containing protein → MKSSCICPKFEEAFMLLGKRWNGILIKVLLTGPHRFKDIKSQIPLISEKVLSARLKELEENNIIIRSVLSATPIIIQYELSEKGNSLSAVLNNVEEWANDWL
- a CDS encoding pirin family protein; amino-acid sequence: MFTIYRADDRFKADHGWLIGRHSFSFAEFHDDTNVSFGPMRVLNDDIVKPLRGFGAHPHSEMEIVSLVLDGQLKHEDSTGQSAVTTFGGIQRMTAGTGVVHSEVNPSSNEEVNFLQMWFFPDESNLTPSYEKTEFNVDQLKNNLLPVVSKTHSGKEIAYINQNLTIYLSDLEKGKELPFTQDEGRKILIFVIEGELSIKGKTLYRRDSVRISNKSNLDILANENTRFMLIDLPA
- a CDS encoding M20/M25/M40 family metallo-hydrolase; protein product: MYDQLKNKSIAEQAEFLTRSLVAIKSYNSSQGETEKARFIKKIILSFPYFQQHASEVWEQEIPHDPYGRVNIFARIKGKTRKTILFHAHLDTVGTEDYGSLQEGAHDPDLLEKFFVNFNGDDFIRNEAKSGNWLFGRGALDMQSGIAVNLVNLLYFSQQPEPLDGDLLYLFNVDEENQHRGILNAVEELYKMRKSGSHFIAGINNDFISPMFPEDKNKYIYTGAAGKILPCFYIYGRESHVGDVFHSIDPTHLAADIIHEINHNLQLTERIKGEYTLPPTCLYLKETKKQYNVQTPVSVKLYFNYFIYERSPSEVLEDFFLKTINISNRYKNRAKKQFEVFRKQQGFPEIDLNWSIDVTTLSDYIDKLEAQGINAYDVMKKVYRNQSQGKDEREVAFEIIEVLQQYDSDKSPRIILFFAPPYLPNNDLDQNDELACKVKSVVESTLKELSQQVQENFVLRRFFPYLADGSFLSISTDDKDIQTFKKNMPLMDELYSLPIKKIKELNIPSLNLGVYGKDGHKWTERVYKPYSFGILPKVIQTVTVELLKI
- the helD gene encoding RNA polymerase recycling motor HelD is translated as MTEHTLNHPDIPSEQQRLEFTKRYIDAVIRTAETSKQQFQQNMKEAFGDIDFIESSAAYLDLLANAHFYEVSIDELNALRKAMKKPYFARIDFQQEGVSKREKHYIGKTSLYQRDNQEQIIVDWRSPIANLYYEGRIGQVSYEAEGETYHGDLSLKRQLMIEDGLLEEIRDIDLTTTDELLQDSLAKSSSNRLTEIITTIQEEQNRIIRADLNKPIIVQGAAGSGKTTIALHRISYFIYNYKQYFDPRQLMILAPSNLFIDYISEALPELGVERIRQTTFTDYTLQCIQEKLTLMSDEKLVKLIENPTEEELLASRVSGFKGSKLMKEILDRFIQGIYLRFVPEEDFTVDKYRLYSSKKYTKLMLEEYYYLPLYKRVEKLKTILQSTVRSNKKQMLMKVEKFYDDKIEKALLRRESKERKEYVTQALDKKEARLKELKQQIRSAVSRYMKQFEKKKLLAYYTELFSDHETLVQLSRNRLTYEEAREICYYTNNHIRKKRYELEDLAPLLYLQTHLFGIDKDLKVKNVVIDEAQDYSYLQIQSLKTAFETDMFTLVGDLAQGIHSYRGLTSWKDVYEDIFPRATYTELQKSYRTTVEIMEEANKLLTRLPYDFPKVNPVVRHGEEPEFIKATELEMAPIIVEKIGSLTNEAFQTFAIIGKTMKDCEIIAKALERIKPHSVKLLKEQESIPKDKIIVVPSYLAKGLEFDVVMIISITEPFSADEELDIKLLYVSMTRPLHRLYFLGEREELFLLSNPFHA
- a CDS encoding DUF817 domain-containing protein, whose translation is MKHFQNFLYFGFEQAKSCLFPIIIFLSLALTKMIEIPFIARYDLILLICLMAQIMMILFKYETMDEVKVIIVFHLIGLALELFKVQMSSWSYPEEAISKIYGVPLYSGFMYASVASYMCQAWRRLDLRLNRWPSSWVTIMLGSSIYFNFYTHHYIMDLRWILKITILLVFIKTYVSFTVNKTSYKMPLIVSFILIGFFIWIAENIATFYGAWTYPNQEQTWQIVHLGKISSWLLLVIVSFMIVAELKHVKSTKEFISKRRKTTILEKVGITSPLKW
- a CDS encoding nitroreductase family protein, which produces MTNFFEVAESRRSTKVYDPNYKISREELTEILAFAGKAPSAWNLQHWKFMVFDNKEVQQKVLPIAYNQQQVVDASAVIAVLGDLEANKNVDAVFGPAVEAGFMTPEIKEALNQQIQGAYQSEQVARDSAFSNASLAAMQLMLTAKAKGLDTCPIGGFDPAQLVKEFNISDRYVPVMLMTIGKPLQEARPSNRLDADKIIEFV
- a CDS encoding ABC transporter permease: MLLATNLFIKRYIQEWRFQWGVIRSVLDWTVLIYITVPALFFGSLLYMKMWEDANSYWHSDLPFSFLLIPILVACSSGNFRTYLLKADLLFLLQHKQVIQRLKMVGFTLSVFRSFLFIAFIIFMAFPIIRQVYLFSLKDVVALFLGVSAYMLTIQTVKKIVVSTLVKWATLILLFFVSAYMLLTASSSIVGAGSVVFILTILTYHIRQIFLSNRWFIKEVDIENIEKTRMIKFIFQFSNEVKQPSFSKKKKPRIFYRQSQQIFQKRNAENGLLEFLLKAFMRNSRDRSSYIQLISITLLAVSFLPLVLKWIVYISFIFFFHVWLKNLFDKMVANHFFHVIPIDEELSLNVWHRFKKWLLIPAMTGISAYVLMFTLIEIIISG
- a CDS encoding ABC transporter ATP-binding protein; translation: MVLSVNIKEAGYKKGTPVINDIQFAIKRGELVGLIGPNGAGKSSTIKSILGIMEQMKGTVEVKEYAYIPERPIMYEHMRLREHIDFLFSTLEEEKQELNRVEELLALFNLTHVVHQYPETFSKGMQQKVMLILAFLKQSPLYIIDEPFMGLDPKAMKKLLEQLEKEKRNGAGILMSTHALDTAEKICDRFVLISGGEIIVQGTLNEIRKKSGIKEGSLLDCFDVLTERNTDAISY